The following are encoded in a window of Hippoglossus stenolepis isolate QCI-W04-F060 chromosome 10, HSTE1.2, whole genome shotgun sequence genomic DNA:
- the si:ch1073-416d2.4 gene encoding coiled-coil domain-containing protein 42 homolog produces MEASSLPFLDNRDPRLKLKVENRIRNVFVTQTDDTRHVEEKDVNPIPVVTQVPGRVLEAGVNTLQKTVVLKKQAELEEVNKLLALKRQEFRKSVEALAQRKSELDIKLQETKERAMKFERFVAENEVKRCRSLKKYEAAREQNILKQREIEDLTEQLKQLRTRQQVLKERMTKYKIYEDYLMKTLEYLPSTYVDNGSESLVMPIIRRHETLSITNQQLLHHLGRLEEEVEEGQRRLHTMEQEHGIKKLMANKELSELQSELEMLKEKNEQAEVNLLMVQGLSTEKVEEVGSLLMAIHNLAEQCYLPTYGPLENMNELTKMDMVKEYILDKADTEKRARRLMESGSAMTSRAALTDKRERASMKSIGSRTQIKSSSKVSRKSQNVDAES; encoded by the exons ATGGAGGCCTCTTCACTTCCTTTCTTAGATAATCGAGATCCTCGTTTGAAACTCAAGGTGGAAAACAGAATACGAAACGTGTTTGTAACACAGACGGACGACACCAG acatgtggaggagaaagatgTCAACCCCATTCCTGTTGTTACACAG gTTCCCGGCCGAGTCCTTGAGGCAGGAGTGAACACTTTGCAAAAGACGGTGGTTCTGAAGAAACAGGCTGAGTTGGAAGAGGTGAACAAGCTGCTTGCACTCAAACGGCAAGAGTTTAGGAAGAGCGTGGAGGCTTTGGCACAGAGGAAGTCGGAACTGGACATAAAACTCCAAGAG ACAAAAGAAAGGGCAATGAAGTTTGAGAGGTTTGTGGCTGAAAATGAAGTGAAGCGATGCAGATCGCTGAAGAAGTATGAAGCTGCACGGGAGCAGAACATtttgaagcagagagaaatagaaGATCTAACGGAACAGCTGAAACAACTTCGCACCAG ACAGCAAGttttaaaagagagaatgacaaaatacaaaatctatGAGGACTACTTGATGAAAACACTAGAATATCTTCCCAGCA CTTACGTCGATAATGGGTCTGAATCTTTGGTTATGCCCATTATTCGGCGCCACGAGACTCTGTCCATCACcaaccagcagctgctgcaccatCTGGGgcggctggaggaggaagtggaggagggcCAGCGACGACTGCACACCATGGAGCAGGAGCACGGCATAAAGAAACTG ATGGCCAACAAAGAACTGTCTGAACTCCAGAGTGAGTTAGAAATGCTTAAAGAGAAGAACGAGCAGGCAGAGGTGAACCTGTTGATGGTGCAAGGCCTGTCCACGGAGAAG GTTGAGGAAGTGGGAAGCTTACTTATGGCCATCCACAACCTTGCAGAGCAATGTTATCTACCAACATATGGACCTCTGGAGAACATGAACGAACTGACAAAGATGGACATGGTGAAG GAGTACATTCTGGACAAGGCGGACACGGAGAAGAGAGCGAGGAGACTGATGGAGTCTGGGTCTGCGATGACGAGCAGGGCGGCTTTgacagacaaaagagagaggGCTTCAATGAAAAGCATCGGCAGTAGAACACAAATCAAAAGTTCAAGTAAAGTCAGTAGAAAGAGCCAGAATGTTGATGCAGAATCTTGA